A genomic segment from Micromonospora echinaurantiaca encodes:
- a CDS encoding LCP family protein — protein MSATTPAGLPLPYLHRSAGRASVPGSGRSATGRARPGEARWYPAPDDEPQVGGPGGPGGPGGPGGPGGPGGRPGRPERRGPRPRWGRIAMVAGVAVLVLALLGGLGAWFYARNLNNDLARTDPFSEITGGRPAKPVEGALNILLVGSDSRDPDAPVDQSSKWRADTIIVMHIPSDHKQAYLVSIPRDLYVPIPESAGAECGSGQRGKINAAFAFGGLPLAVRTVECFTDVRLDHVMAIDFAGFKQVTDALGGVDLKVERTITSIHKPYRTFTKGVNHMDGAEALDWIRQRKQFPDGDFARMRHQQEFLRALMDKAASTGTLTNPKKLHDFLQSVTDAVTVDQGFSLMDMAVQFRNLRGENLTFVTSPHVGSQTINGESVVVSDREKALAMYRAMAGDTMADWVKANQKPAAGDGG, from the coding sequence ATGTCAGCGACCACGCCAGCCGGCCTTCCGCTCCCGTACCTGCACCGCAGCGCCGGGCGCGCGTCGGTGCCCGGCTCCGGTCGGAGCGCCACCGGACGCGCCCGCCCGGGTGAGGCACGCTGGTACCCGGCGCCGGACGACGAACCGCAGGTCGGCGGACCCGGCGGCCCGGGTGGACCGGGTGGGCCGGGCGGCCCCGGCGGCCCCGGCGGCCGGCCCGGCCGGCCGGAGCGGCGGGGTCCGCGCCCGCGCTGGGGCCGGATCGCCATGGTCGCCGGGGTGGCGGTGCTGGTGCTCGCGCTGCTCGGTGGTTTGGGCGCCTGGTTCTACGCCCGCAACCTGAACAACGACCTGGCCCGCACCGACCCGTTCTCGGAGATCACCGGCGGCCGGCCGGCCAAGCCGGTCGAGGGGGCGCTGAACATCCTGCTGGTCGGCAGCGACTCGCGGGACCCGGACGCCCCGGTCGACCAGAGCAGCAAGTGGCGGGCGGACACGATCATCGTGATGCACATCCCCTCCGACCACAAGCAGGCCTACCTGGTCTCCATCCCGCGCGACCTGTACGTGCCGATCCCGGAGAGCGCTGGCGCCGAATGCGGCTCCGGCCAGCGCGGGAAGATCAACGCGGCGTTCGCGTTCGGCGGCCTGCCGCTCGCGGTACGCACCGTGGAGTGCTTCACCGACGTCCGGCTGGACCACGTGATGGCGATCGACTTCGCCGGCTTCAAGCAGGTCACCGACGCGCTCGGCGGGGTCGACCTGAAGGTGGAGCGGACCATCACCTCGATCCACAAGCCGTACCGGACGTTCACCAAGGGTGTGAACCACATGGACGGCGCCGAGGCGCTGGACTGGATCCGGCAGCGCAAGCAGTTCCCGGATGGCGACTTCGCCCGGATGCGGCACCAGCAGGAGTTCCTCCGCGCGCTGATGGACAAGGCGGCGAGCACCGGCACGCTGACCAACCCCAAGAAGCTGCACGACTTCCTCCAGTCGGTGACCGACGCGGTCACCGTCGACCAGGGCTTCTCGTTGATGGACATGGCGGTGCAGTTCCGTAACCTGCGCGGCGAGAACCTCACCTTCGTCACCAGCCCGCACGTGGGCAGCCAGACGATCAACGGGGAGTCGGTGGTGGTCTCCGACCGGGAGAAGGCCCTCGCCATGTACCGGGCGATGGCCGGCGACACGATGGCCGACTGGGTGAAGGCCAACCAGAAGCCGGCCGCGGGCGACGGCGGCTGA
- a CDS encoding NAD-dependent epimerase/dehydratase family protein, which translates to MKVAARFGPGHRVLVTGGAGFVPSHLVDVLISRGCTVVALDNFVTGSKENVAHLLDEPTFTLVEADISDGLPTHHPAVAERFDAILHMASPASPTDFEKLPVEILRVGSVATLHLLDRAVADGARFLMASTSEAYGDPKEHPQRETYWGNVNPIGIRSVYDEAKRFAEAATMAYHRSRGLDAAIVRIFNTYGPRMRPDDGRAIPTFISQALRGEPITVHGTGNQTRSICYVEDLVRGILLLLDSTETGPINCGTEHEMTMRQLAETIVSLSGSSSEVTYVTRAADDPEMRRPDLTLARELLGYEPTVAPEDGLRRTIEYFRERLG; encoded by the coding sequence ATGAAGGTTGCAGCGCGCTTCGGACCGGGTCACCGCGTCCTCGTCACCGGCGGCGCCGGTTTCGTCCCGTCACACCTGGTGGACGTGCTGATCTCCCGCGGCTGCACGGTGGTCGCGCTGGACAACTTCGTCACCGGTTCGAAGGAGAACGTCGCCCACCTGCTGGACGAGCCGACCTTCACGCTCGTCGAGGCGGACATCTCCGACGGCCTGCCGACCCACCACCCGGCGGTGGCCGAGCGGTTCGACGCGATCCTGCACATGGCCTCGCCGGCCAGCCCGACGGACTTCGAGAAACTGCCGGTGGAGATCCTCCGGGTCGGCTCGGTGGCCACCCTGCACCTGCTGGACCGCGCGGTCGCCGACGGCGCCCGGTTCCTGATGGCGTCCACCTCCGAGGCGTACGGGGACCCGAAGGAGCACCCGCAGCGGGAGACGTACTGGGGCAACGTCAACCCGATCGGCATCCGCAGCGTCTACGACGAGGCGAAGCGCTTCGCCGAGGCGGCCACCATGGCCTACCACCGCAGCCGGGGTCTGGACGCCGCGATCGTCCGGATCTTCAACACGTACGGCCCGCGGATGCGGCCGGACGACGGGCGGGCCATCCCCACCTTCATCTCCCAGGCGCTGCGCGGGGAGCCGATCACCGTGCACGGCACCGGCAACCAGACCCGCTCGATCTGCTACGTCGAGGACCTCGTCCGGGGCATCCTGCTGCTGCTCGACTCCACCGAGACCGGGCCGATCAACTGCGGCACCGAGCACGAGATGACGATGCGGCAACTGGCCGAGACGATCGTGTCACTCTCCGGCAGCAGCTCCGAGGTGACGTACGTCACCCGGGCGGCCGACGACCCGGAGATGCGCCGGCCCGACCTGACCCTCGCCCGCGAACTGCTGGGATACGAGCCGACCGTGGCGCCCGAAGACGGCCTGCGACGCACGATCGAGTACTTCCGCGAGCGGCTAGGGTAA
- a CDS encoding LCP family protein, with protein MPVQTSRRPSSLESPRASVRVSSTVPAQPGKGGGGPAKKRKRRKDPLWARLTVVFGAVLMMTSGVAIVGSKALISQATGNIAQRNLLGDAGKTDAEGGANLDGPIDMLLLGVDARERWAADDVRADSIIVLHIPATHDQAYLISIPRDTEAQIPAFKKSGYPGGVDKINAAFQAGARNGGGWEGGAQLMAQTIKKMTGISFDGAAIINFGGFKNVIEALGSVRICVKQEVQSIHMSYVDGKPMWNADAKKTGKPMTPVVHKKGCREMEGWAALDYSRQRKTLKNGDYDRQANQQQLIKAMARKASDNGTLTNPVKLNQLIKAAGKAFILDTGEVAVADFVFTMRGVTANELTMLKTNGGTFHGDGAGKETLSEETLAMFRAVKEDKLAEFVFANPGVISNRK; from the coding sequence ATGCCGGTTCAGACCAGCCGACGCCCCTCGTCGCTGGAGTCACCCCGCGCGTCCGTCCGGGTGTCCTCCACCGTTCCGGCACAGCCTGGCAAGGGCGGCGGCGGCCCGGCGAAGAAGCGGAAGCGCCGCAAGGATCCGCTCTGGGCCCGGCTCACCGTCGTCTTCGGCGCGGTGCTGATGATGACCAGCGGTGTCGCCATCGTCGGCAGCAAGGCCCTGATCAGCCAGGCCACCGGCAACATCGCCCAGCGGAACCTGCTCGGCGACGCCGGCAAGACCGACGCCGAGGGCGGTGCGAACCTGGACGGCCCGATCGACATGCTGCTGCTCGGCGTGGACGCCCGGGAGCGCTGGGCCGCCGACGACGTCCGCGCGGACAGCATCATCGTGCTGCACATCCCGGCCACCCACGACCAGGCGTACCTGATCTCGATCCCCCGGGACACCGAGGCGCAGATCCCGGCCTTCAAGAAGAGTGGCTACCCCGGCGGGGTCGACAAGATCAACGCGGCGTTCCAGGCCGGCGCCCGCAACGGCGGCGGCTGGGAGGGCGGCGCCCAGTTGATGGCGCAGACCATCAAGAAGATGACCGGGATCAGCTTCGACGGCGCCGCGATCATCAACTTCGGCGGCTTCAAGAACGTGATCGAGGCCCTCGGGTCGGTGCGCATCTGCGTCAAGCAGGAGGTCCAGTCGATCCACATGTCGTACGTCGACGGCAAGCCGATGTGGAACGCGGACGCCAAGAAGACCGGCAAGCCGATGACCCCGGTGGTGCACAAGAAGGGCTGCCGGGAGATGGAGGGCTGGGCGGCGCTGGACTACTCCCGGCAGCGCAAGACCCTCAAGAACGGCGACTACGACCGGCAGGCGAACCAGCAGCAGCTGATCAAGGCGATGGCCCGGAAGGCCAGCGACAACGGCACGCTGACCAACCCGGTCAAGCTGAACCAGTTGATCAAGGCGGCCGGCAAGGCCTTCATCCTGGACACCGGTGAGGTGGCGGTCGCCGACTTCGTCTTCACCATGCGCGGGGTCACCGCCAACGAGTTGACCATGTTGAAGACCAACGGCGGCACCTTCCACGGCGACGGCGCGGGCAAGGAGACCCTCAGCGAGGAGACCCTGGCCATGTTCCGGGCGGTCAAGGAGGACAAGCTGGCTGAGTTCGTCTTCGCCAACCCCGGAGTGATCTCCAACCGCAAGTAG